The sequence below is a genomic window from Alistipes sp. ZOR0009.
ACAAAGCATCAGAAAAACGAAGTAGGAAACAAAAATACTCGAAGAAGTATGGCCGCACGCCTAATGCGGTGCAAGGATATTTAAAAGGCCCATAGAGTTTGCTCTATGGGCCTTTCTGTTTTTACTATACGTATGCTGTAATACGTGATGTCGGATTCAGGGATTGCTTCTCCCGTGGTGTTTACTTCGCCTTGTCGGCAGGGTTTTTCTCGAACTTATGTATGGCCAGCTCGCTTAGCTTGTAGCTTAGGTATATCATTACCGGCCAGCTTAAGAACCAAAGAATTTCGCTTAGATATTCCATCGCATTAATTGTTAGTAGGTGTGAGTTTCATCTTTCATCTCCTGAGCGGTAATCTGCTTCCTGTTCATGGCGCGCCAAGCATACCAAATGTAGGCAAGTACAAAAGGAACAAGAATGGAGACAATGCTCATGGCCTTAAGCGTGTATGGGCTCGAAGAGCTGTTTACTAAAGTAAGAGAACTTTGTAAATCGGCCTGCGAAGGGTAGTAAGCGGTGTTGTTGTAGCCAATGCTGAGCAGAAGTGCCAGCACGGTAAGTACGGTTCCTAGTCCTGCAAACCAGATTCCCTTAGTATTTTTTTGAGCGATTATGGTTGAGATGATGCCCCATAGTACCAAAACTACGCCAACTAGCAGAATAACCAGCAAGATTGGCATCTGAATGAAGTTAAGGAAGTACTTGTATGGCTCCATGTATACAACTTGGGTGTCGGGGTTAACCGCAAAGCCCTTGCTTAGGAAAATGGCAGCAAGGAAGCCCAAGAAAGTAAGTACAAATGGAATGGCATTGATAAGAACCTGCTTTTTGGAGCGCTCGAAGATGGTTTTATGATCGATGCTGTTGATTAGGTACAGCGCACCCAACGTACGAGCAAGGAAGAATACCGCCAAACCAAGAAGAACGTTACGGTAATCGGCCACGGCTTCTAGCCCATGCCAAGCGTTGGCCCAACGCGAGATGGTTGGGGCTCCAATATTAGCAAGGTTCATCTTATCTACAAAGAAGTTGCCTCCCGTAAATAGGGTTGCCACGGCAGCACCAAGCAGAATGGTTCCGAAGAATCCGTTAAGGAATAAAAATGCCTCGTAGGTTTTTTCGCCAAGGAAGTTGCCCGGTTTTTTTCTGTACTCGTACGAAACCGCTTGGATAACGAAGAAGAAAAGAATGGCCATCCATACCCAGTAGGCGCCACCAAAGCTGGTGGAGTAGAAAAGAGGGAAGGAGGCAAAGAAGGCACCACCAAAGGTAACCAGAGTGGTAAAGGTAAATTCCCACTTCCGACCAAGGGAGTTAACAATCATGGTCTTTTCCTCGTCAGTCTTACCAATTCGGAACATGAGCGTTTGGCCTCCCTGTACAAATAGAAGGAAAACCAAGATGCTTCCTAGAAGCGATACAATGAACCACCAGTATTGCTGTAAAAATGTATATGTAATTTCCATATTAATGTCCTCCTTCTGGTCCTTTTTTGATTTGCTTTAGCATGATGCGAATTTCGGCCACAAGCAGTAACGTGAAAATGGCTGCAAATAGCGAGAAGGTGATCATTACCGAGCTGGCATCGATGCGAGAAACAGCGGCAACGGTAGGCATGATATCTTGGATAACCCAAGGCTGGCGTCCAACCTCAGCAACGATCCATCCAGACTGCGAAGCGATAAATGCGAGCAGGATGCTCCATGGACCAACCCACAAAAACCATTTTTGCTTGGTGATGGTATCCTTAAGTGCGAAGATAAGCGCAAGCAGGAAGAATAGGATGAAGAAAAATCCTAACGCAACCATTATATGGAAGGTGTAGAAGGTTAGCGGAACATGGGGGACTATTTCTTTTGGATTGTTTAGGTAGCCATACCCAAAGTTCTTGAAATTATCCGACAGGATCTTCTTTTCTACGGCCGCTTGCGTAGTATCACCAGCCTTAACTGCTTTACGATAGTTGCCAAAAGCTGTAATTGCGGCCTTACCGCTGGCAATTTTCTCTTCGGTTGATTGCGCAATGACGCTATTGCCTTCGGTATTGGTGTGCATGTAGCCACCTTTAATAATATCGTTGATGCCAGGAACGTAGGCGCTCGAATTTCCGAAGCTTAAGATTGAAAGGGCGCTAGGAATCTCAACTTTAAACAGGAATGGATCTTTATTATCGCCAACCTGCTTGCTGTGATCTAGAATTCCGAATGCAACAAGACCAGCATTTGCTTTACCATCGTAAAGACCTTCCATTGCAGCAAGCTTCATGGGTTGTTTATCGGCTACTTGCTTTGCCGAACCATCGCCTGTTAGCGCAATAAACACCGAAGTGATTAATCCAAACACGGCGGCAACAACAATACTCTTCTTGGCAAATACAATATCCCTTTTCTTTAGAAGATACCAGCAGCTGATGCCAATAACAAAGGCGGCGGCGGTTACATATCCCGAAGAAATGGTGTGTAAAAACTTATTCATGGCAACGGGCGAGAAGAGCACGTCCCAGAAGTTGGCCATTTCATTTCGCGCGGTGTCTGGGTTAAAAGTCATACCTGCAGGATACTGCATCCAGGCGTTGGCAACCAAAATCCAGAGTGCCGAAAGGTTTGCGCCGATGGCCGTAAGCCAGCTCGATACGAGGTGGGTCTTCTTCCCAACCTTATTCCATCCAAAAAACATGATGGCAATAAAGGTCGACTCCATGAAGAAGGCCATAATTCCTTCGATGGCAAGCGGTGCTCCGAAGATGTCTCCCACAAACCAGGAGTAGTTAGACCAGTTTGTGCCAAACTCAAATTCGAGGATAATGCCGGTTGCAACTCCAATGGCGAAGTTGATGCCAAAAAGAGTCATCCAAAATTTGGTTGTCTTTTTCCAAAATTCATCACCAGTCTTTACGTAGAAAGTTTCCATTATGGCAACCAAAAACGATAATCCTAAGGTGAGAGGTACAAATATCCAATGGTACATAGCAGTAAGAGCAAATTGCGCTCT
It includes:
- the cydB gene encoding cytochrome d ubiquinol oxidase subunit II, giving the protein MEITYTFLQQYWWFIVSLLGSILVFLLFVQGGQTLMFRIGKTDEEKTMIVNSLGRKWEFTFTTLVTFGGAFFASFPLFYSTSFGGAYWVWMAILFFFVIQAVSYEYRKKPGNFLGEKTYEAFLFLNGFFGTILLGAAVATLFTGGNFFVDKMNLANIGAPTISRWANAWHGLEAVADYRNVLLGLAVFFLARTLGALYLINSIDHKTIFERSKKQVLINAIPFVLTFLGFLAAIFLSKGFAVNPDTQVVYMEPYKYFLNFIQMPILLVILLVGVVLVLWGIISTIIAQKNTKGIWFAGLGTVLTVLALLLSIGYNNTAYYPSQADLQSSLTLVNSSSSPYTLKAMSIVSILVPFVLAYIWYAWRAMNRKQITAQEMKDETHTY
- a CDS encoding cytochrome ubiquinol oxidase subunit I: MENIDVSLVDWSRAQFALTAMYHWIFVPLTLGLSFLVAIMETFYVKTGDEFWKKTTKFWMTLFGINFAIGVATGIILEFEFGTNWSNYSWFVGDIFGAPLAIEGIMAFFMESTFIAIMFFGWNKVGKKTHLVSSWLTAIGANLSALWILVANAWMQYPAGMTFNPDTARNEMANFWDVLFSPVAMNKFLHTISSGYVTAAAFVIGISCWYLLKKRDIVFAKKSIVVAAVFGLITSVFIALTGDGSAKQVADKQPMKLAAMEGLYDGKANAGLVAFGILDHSKQVGDNKDPFLFKVEIPSALSILSFGNSSAYVPGINDIIKGGYMHTNTEGNSVIAQSTEEKIASGKAAITAFGNYRKAVKAGDTTQAAVEKKILSDNFKNFGYGYLNNPKEIVPHVPLTFYTFHIMVALGFFFILFFLLALIFALKDTITKQKWFLWVGPWSILLAFIASQSGWIVAEVGRQPWVIQDIMPTVAAVSRIDASSVMITFSLFAAIFTLLLVAEIRIMLKQIKKGPEGGH